One window from the genome of Haemorhous mexicanus isolate bHaeMex1 chromosome 22, bHaeMex1.pri, whole genome shotgun sequence encodes:
- the MMP28 gene encoding matrix metalloproteinase-28 isoform X2 — translation MAAPLRAALALGLLAAAQPAPAPGQRRQAELFLEKYGYFREPGAGRHSPAEFTAALRDFQRVTHLPPSGVLDAPTLHQMALPRCGTDDGHGRAAGAPPAPRRRRTAQHGGRWPKRHLTYRVVNRPPYLPQHGVRLAVRAAFQLWSNVSSLLFWEAQDGPADIRLTFFHGDHNDGLNNAFDGPGGALAHAFFPRRGEAHFDSAERWSLHSGKGRNLFIVVAHEVGHTLGLQHSPVKSALMSPYYKKLSKDFVLSWDDILAIQSLYGKPTKGSAIQLPGKVFTHFQDWNTDLYSRDRQQRSLSTYYCHSFFDAITADGDHNLYIFKGSHYWVVSASGNASEPQALQPRWPGLPAGIDACAWSQSSGKFYFFKGGRCWRYAGSELEEGFPRKCSALGLPRHPDTALYFQQLRRLVLFKGAKYFVVGEDPLAVEPYYPRSLRDWAGLPPGTAGALTHRDRSVYFFRDDHYWKFDQDKLQVVATGKWATQLAWMGCWDANSEQVLF, via the exons CTCTTCCTGGAGAAATACGGCTACTTCAGGGAGCCGGGGGCCGGCAGGCACAGCCCCGCCGAGTTCACCGCGGCGCTGAG GGATTTCCAGCGGGTGACCCACCTCCCGCCCAGCGGGGTGCTGGATGCCCCCACCCTCCATCAGATGGCTCTGCCCAGGTGTGGCACGGATGACGGGCACGGCCGCGCTGCCGGGGcaccgcccgccccgcgccgccggcgCACGGCGCAGCACG gagggCGGTGGCCGAAGCGGCACCTGACGTACCGCGTGGTGAACCGCCCGCCCTACCTGCCGCAGCACGGCGTGCGCCTGGCCGTGCGCGCCGccttccagctctggagcaaCGTGTCCTCCCTGCTCTTCTGGGAGGCCCAGGATGGCCCCGCCGACATCCGCCTCACCTTCTTCCACGGGGACCACAACGATGGACTCAACAATGCCTTCGATGGGCCAG gaggtgCCCTGGCCCACGCCTTCTTCCCCCGGCGAGGAGAAGCGCACTTTGACAGCGCCGAGCGCTGGTCCCTGCACAGCGGCAAGGGGCGCAACCTGTTCATCGTGGTGGCCCACGAGGTGGGGCAcacgctggggctgcagcactcGCCCGTCAAGAGCGCCCTCATGTCACCCTACTACAAGAAGCTCAGCAAGGATTTTGTCCTCAGCTGGGATGATATCTTGGCCATCCAGAGTTTGTACG GAAAGCCCACCAAGGGCTCGGCCATCCAGCTCCCAGGAAAGGTCTTCACTCACTTCCAGGACTGGAACACGGACCTTTACAGCAGGGACCGGCAGCAGAGGAGCCTCAGCACCTATTACTGCCACTCCTTCTTCGACGCCATAACCGCCG ATGGGGATCACAACCTCTACATCTTCAAGGGCAGCCACTACTGGGTGGTGTCAGCCAGTGGCAATGCCAGCgagccccaggcactgcagccacgCTGGCCCGGCCTCCCCGCCGGCATCGACGCCTGCGCCTGGTCCCAGAGCAGTGGCAAGTTCTACTTCTTCAAAG GTGGCCGATGCTGGCGCTACGCGGGCTCCGAGCTGGAGGAGGGATTCCCCCGCAAATGCAGCGCCCTGGGGCTGCCTCGGCACCCGGACACCGCGCTCTACTTCCAGCAGCTCCGGCGGCTCGTCCTCTTCAAAGGCGCCAAGTACTTCGTGGTGGGCGAGGATCCCCTGGCCGTGGAGCCCTACTACCCGCGCAGCCTGCGGGactgggcagggctgcccccGGGCACCGCCGGCGCTCTCACCCACCGCGACCGCTCCGTCTACTTCTTTCGGGATGATCACTACTGGAAATTCGACCAGGATAAGCTGCAGGTGGTGGCCACGGGCAAATGGGCCACGCAGCTGGCGTGGATGGGCTGCTGGGACGCCAACAGTGAGCAGGTCCTGTTCTGA
- the MMP28 gene encoding matrix metalloproteinase-28 isoform X1, whose product MAAPLRAALALGLLAAAQPAPAPGQRRQAELFLEKYGYFREPGAGRHSPAEFTAALRDFQRVTHLPPSGVLDAPTLHQMALPRCGTDDGHGRAAGAPPAPRRRRTAQHAGGRWPKRHLTYRVVNRPPYLPQHGVRLAVRAAFQLWSNVSSLLFWEAQDGPADIRLTFFHGDHNDGLNNAFDGPGGALAHAFFPRRGEAHFDSAERWSLHSGKGRNLFIVVAHEVGHTLGLQHSPVKSALMSPYYKKLSKDFVLSWDDILAIQSLYGKPTKGSAIQLPGKVFTHFQDWNTDLYSRDRQQRSLSTYYCHSFFDAITADGDHNLYIFKGSHYWVVSASGNASEPQALQPRWPGLPAGIDACAWSQSSGKFYFFKGGRCWRYAGSELEEGFPRKCSALGLPRHPDTALYFQQLRRLVLFKGAKYFVVGEDPLAVEPYYPRSLRDWAGLPPGTAGALTHRDRSVYFFRDDHYWKFDQDKLQVVATGKWATQLAWMGCWDANSEQVLF is encoded by the exons CTCTTCCTGGAGAAATACGGCTACTTCAGGGAGCCGGGGGCCGGCAGGCACAGCCCCGCCGAGTTCACCGCGGCGCTGAG GGATTTCCAGCGGGTGACCCACCTCCCGCCCAGCGGGGTGCTGGATGCCCCCACCCTCCATCAGATGGCTCTGCCCAGGTGTGGCACGGATGACGGGCACGGCCGCGCTGCCGGGGcaccgcccgccccgcgccgccggcgCACGGCGCAGCACG caggagggCGGTGGCCGAAGCGGCACCTGACGTACCGCGTGGTGAACCGCCCGCCCTACCTGCCGCAGCACGGCGTGCGCCTGGCCGTGCGCGCCGccttccagctctggagcaaCGTGTCCTCCCTGCTCTTCTGGGAGGCCCAGGATGGCCCCGCCGACATCCGCCTCACCTTCTTCCACGGGGACCACAACGATGGACTCAACAATGCCTTCGATGGGCCAG gaggtgCCCTGGCCCACGCCTTCTTCCCCCGGCGAGGAGAAGCGCACTTTGACAGCGCCGAGCGCTGGTCCCTGCACAGCGGCAAGGGGCGCAACCTGTTCATCGTGGTGGCCCACGAGGTGGGGCAcacgctggggctgcagcactcGCCCGTCAAGAGCGCCCTCATGTCACCCTACTACAAGAAGCTCAGCAAGGATTTTGTCCTCAGCTGGGATGATATCTTGGCCATCCAGAGTTTGTACG GAAAGCCCACCAAGGGCTCGGCCATCCAGCTCCCAGGAAAGGTCTTCACTCACTTCCAGGACTGGAACACGGACCTTTACAGCAGGGACCGGCAGCAGAGGAGCCTCAGCACCTATTACTGCCACTCCTTCTTCGACGCCATAACCGCCG ATGGGGATCACAACCTCTACATCTTCAAGGGCAGCCACTACTGGGTGGTGTCAGCCAGTGGCAATGCCAGCgagccccaggcactgcagccacgCTGGCCCGGCCTCCCCGCCGGCATCGACGCCTGCGCCTGGTCCCAGAGCAGTGGCAAGTTCTACTTCTTCAAAG GTGGCCGATGCTGGCGCTACGCGGGCTCCGAGCTGGAGGAGGGATTCCCCCGCAAATGCAGCGCCCTGGGGCTGCCTCGGCACCCGGACACCGCGCTCTACTTCCAGCAGCTCCGGCGGCTCGTCCTCTTCAAAGGCGCCAAGTACTTCGTGGTGGGCGAGGATCCCCTGGCCGTGGAGCCCTACTACCCGCGCAGCCTGCGGGactgggcagggctgcccccGGGCACCGCCGGCGCTCTCACCCACCGCGACCGCTCCGTCTACTTCTTTCGGGATGATCACTACTGGAAATTCGACCAGGATAAGCTGCAGGTGGTGGCCACGGGCAAATGGGCCACGCAGCTGGCGTGGATGGGCTGCTGGGACGCCAACAGTGAGCAGGTCCTGTTCTGA